A region from the Rosa rugosa chromosome 6, drRosRugo1.1, whole genome shotgun sequence genome encodes:
- the LOC133717929 gene encoding ankyrin repeat-containing protein BDA1-like: MDQRLFEASQSGNIQLLHQLLAENPLLLHSLALDSAENPVHVASLADHVGFVKEILRLKPALAKEMNPDGFSPMHIASANGYLEVVGELLKVDLRLCRLKGRDQWTPLHHAARRGRVDIVREIVLVCPESVEDVTIQGETALHLAVKNSQFEAVEVLVKSVTEMRKVNILNLKDKHGNTVLHLATWRKQHQVVEWLIGIGTSTPGAMEVNKVNQSGLTALDLLLIFPSEAGDREIYDTLRGAGALRAQDIVHSAVPSFDSDNQTLLNCPVAAGTHQLQHPNDFIEYFKFKKGRDSPSDARTALLIVAVLVTTATFQVGLSPPTGVWQDSEPKKNGTSSDPAHKAGTSIMGSYSATAFVFFVVFNSIGFSVSLYMINILTSKFPLQLELQICITAMYCTYNTAMINIAPDNTIVFIIVFTSVLPAVVPFAAKSVRQLVMRLGEPLVNSARRFIHSN; this comes from the exons ATGGATCAAAGGCTGTTTGAGGCTTCTCAAAGTGGAAATATCCAACTTCTGCACCAGTTGCTTGCAGAGAATCCACTCCTACTCCATAGTCTTGCTCTAGATTCTGCAGAGAACCCAGTACATGTTGCTTCGCTTGCTGACCATGTTGGCTTTGTTAAGGAGATTCTAAGGTTGAAACCGGCTTTGGCCAAAGAAATGAACCCAGATGGCTTTAGCCCTATGCATATAGCATCTGCCAACGGATATTTGGAGGTTGTAGGGGAGCTTCTGAAAGTTGATCTAAGACTATGCCGGCTTAAGGGAAGAGATCAATGGACTCCTCTTCATCATGCTGCAAGGAGAGGAAGGGTAGATATTGTCAGAGAAATAGTCTTGGTTTGTCCAGAAAGTGTTGAAGATGTGACCATACAAGGGGAAACTGCTTTGCACCTTGCTGTTAAGAACAGTCAGTTTGAAGCTGTTGAAGTTTTGGTGAAATCGGTCACAGAAATGAGGAAGGTGAACATCCTGAATTTGAAGGATAAGCATGGCAATACAGTTCTTCACCTAGCAACATGGAGAAAACAACACCAG GTGGTGGAATGGTTAATTGGAATTGGAACTAGTACCCCAGGCGCAATGGAAGTGAACAAAGTAAACCAGAGTGGTCTCACTGCTCTTGATCTGCTACTAATTTTCCCAAGTGAAGCTGGTGATCGGGAAATCTATGACACCCTTCGTGGTGCTGGAGCTTTGAGAGCACAAGACATAGTCCATTCTGCTGTACCTTCATTTGACTCTGATAACCAAACCCTCTTGAACTGCCCAGTGGCAGCAGGGACACATCAGTTGCAGCATCCAAATGATTTCATCGAATACTTCAAGTTCAAAAAGGGCAGAGATTCTCCTAGTGATGCGCGCACCGCACTGTTAATTGTAGCCGTATTGGTGACTACAGCGACATTTCAAGTGGGACTGAGCCCTCCAACCGGTGTTTGGCAGGACAGCGAGCCGAAAAAGAATGGGACTAGCAGTGATCCAGCACACAAAGCAGGAACGTCTATAATGGGGTCTTATAGTGCAACTGCATTTGTGTTTTTCGTGGTTTTCAACTCCATTGGTTTTTCGGTTTCTCTTTACATGATCAACATCCTCACAAGCAAATTCCCTTTGCAGTTGGAGCTTCAGATCTGTATCACTGCCATGTATTGTACATACAACACAGCGATGATTAACATTGCACCGGATAACACAATAGTCTTCATTATTGTATTCACTTCGGTTTTGCCTGCTGTGGTACCATTTGCTGCCAAATCGGTTAGGCAACTTGTTATGAGGCTTGGAGAACCTCTGGTAAATTCAGCGCGGAGATTCATTCATTCGAATTAG